A segment of the Labrus mixtus chromosome 15, fLabMix1.1, whole genome shotgun sequence genome:
GATCTGTGGCACAGTTAAGTGCCCTCTTTTAGTTTGACCTTGTGGTTATAAGGCTGGTGTCAGTGGCAGTGTTCTTGCCCTTCACAGAGCCCATGGGACATGTATGTGGGTGTAATGTTTTGTGGGATGTGTGTTAAGACCGGGATCACATTGTGCCTCTGCTATTACTGGATATCCTGAGAGGAAGGAAAgtatgggaggaggaggagggagagagagggagagagagtggaggccTGGCTTATGTGCACCGGTCAAGTGGTATAGAGAGATGGACAAGGAAGAGAGCGGGTGATAAGAAAGAGATAGCCGGTGTCAGCGCCGTGCTAAAGGAAATGTGTTGATATTGTTAAGAAAAACCTCAGTTGCTCCTGAGTTCTGGTTTCCAACAGCAATGGCAAAGTCCTTgacagggacagagagcaggagtgtggtggatgtttttttcatgtgatcACAGATAAAGAGGAATATTCAGGATTTTGTACAAAGTTGTGGCAAATATCTTGTCTAactgcttccccccccccgccccccccccccccccccccccccccttctttctaTAGCGGTGCGTAAtgacagaaacaagaagaagaaggatgtgaaggaggaggtggtgcTTCCAGAGAGCTACGAGCTGAGTGGAGAGCTCGAGGAGTTGGTTAATAAAGTCAGCAAAGCTCACCAAGAAACCTTCCCATCACTTTGCCAGTTGGGCAAATACACCACAGTGAgtcccacacatacacacgctaCATTACTACACAATCAGACTGTGTTTGGCAACTTTCTCCAAGGTCTGCCGTCACTGAACGCTCCTAAATTGCATGCAAAGACGTCAATTCTGCGTAGCTTTCCCAACATAGTGGTGCTTTAACTAATTCAGTTCCCCATTAAGCCATCTGTGTGGCCTCACAGTGATTGATGCAACAtgtaaatggatttttttttctcccccctctgtgATTGatgttgaatgtaaatgtgttgtCAGGCTAGGACACGCTCGGCCTTGATGCAAACAAGATTGCACACCATCTCTGAAACAACATACtcatccgtgtgtgtgtgtgtttttgtgtgtgtatgttcagaaTTCCAGCTCAGACCACCGTGTCCAGCTGGATCTGGGTTTATGGGACAAGTTCAGTGAGCTCTCAACCAAATGCATTATCAAGATTGTGGAATTCGCCAAGCGGCTGCCAGGTTTCACGACCCTCACCATCGCTGACCAGATCACTTTGCTGAAGTCGGCCTGCCTGGACATACTGGTGAGGAAccagtttctctgttttttttccccctttgccCTCCTCTCTTACTCCCACAGCTGAGACTTTTCTTAAAAGTGAATAACTTGACAGATGAGGGAATACCGGCATCTGGTGGTGGAGAGTGGAAGTGCAGGAAACTTTGCCTCACTACAAAGAGCCtcctgtactgtgtgtgtttcgttTGAATTGTTACGCCCCCTCTGAGCTGATTTATACCTATTTGGAAATCTTTGAAAACCTTGTTTTATCATCTTTACATCGCATTTGGCCCAATTCTCACAaagtagcatttttttttttctctcagatgCTGAGGATCTGCACACGCTACACTCCAGAACAGGACACTATGACCTTCTCAGATGGCCTGACCCTGAACCGGACTCAAATGCACAACGCCGGCTTTGGACCTCTCACAGACCTAGTGTTTGCCTTTGCTGGCCAGCTTCTACCCCTGGAGATGGATGACACAGAAACTGGCCTCCTCAGTGCCATCTGTCTAATTTGTGGAGGTACTGCAGCGTACACTGACTGAAAATATCAGATTAAAAAGAACTTTTCTACAGTTTCTGTTTTGATCAGCTGaataaaacaaagttaaaaagcacattttttgcTAGGATGTGTTCAAGACCAACCCTTCCTACAACTCTTAAAGTACaataaaaaattacaaatgtattttcttgaCTCTTCTTCAGACCGCATGGATTTAGAGGAGCCTCAGAAAGTCGATAAGCTGCAAGAGCCTCTTCTCGAGGCTCTGAAGATCTACGCCCGCCGCCGTCGCCCCAACAAACCTCACATGTTCCCCCGCATGCTGATGAAGATTACAGACCTCAGGGGCATCAGCACTAAAGGTTAGTATGACAAGAGTAATTcatgaaacatctgtgtttcAGAAAGTCTTGATGACTATGATTGAAGAATCTTGACACACAACATCTAAAGATTAACACCCTGAACCTACAATAGTTTTAGTCTTTCAGTTGTGTTCATAAATGTAATTACTCACTATCTACTATCACCATGGTTTCTTCTCCCAGGTGCAGAGAGAGCCATCACTCTGAAGATGGAGATCCCTGGCCCAATGCCTCCTTTGATCAGAGAGATGCTTGAGAACCCAGAAGCCTTTGAGGACCAAACAGAGAGCAACGATAGCCCGCCTCCTCCGCCGCCgcctccacctccaccaccagccCTGGTCCTGAAGCAGGAggctgaggatgaggaggacagCTGGGCCACAGAGAACGGCAGTGAGCCGTCgccggaggaggaggacgaagacgatgatgacgatgggGGGGACGAAGAGCGAGACAGGGGCTCGGACAGTGATGGGGAGCCCTGGGCGGTTCTTGACGCCATAGATGGGTCAAGGAAAGGCCTTGTTGGGAGGGCACAGTGAACTTAGCAtttcatgcacacatacatacaaaaggtcaaacacacccacacctacatacacacacacaggcactcatacatttatacatacatacagatcAAAGAAACTTACAAACCTCACTCTCCCACCTCAACATATGCTGGccttccctccccctctctctttctccttacTGCACATCATCATGTCCTCCACAGCGGAGCACAGCAGAGCCTTACGTGTACAGACACTTTCTAACTCAGGCCACATGGTCCATGACAAGTGAACTACAGACAAATAAAGTAGAGGAGACATGACAGAAAACAATATGAACTCCTGGCGTAGCCAAGAGAGAAGTTAACGTGACAAAAAGAACATATCCTCTTTGAGATAGTTAAatgtctctcttcttttttctcccaCTTGTGTTGTTAATATCTTAACAGGGGGGCGGCCAAACCAGACACCAGAACTGAGCAGTTTGTAATGGTTTTTACAACAAAGCACATttctcaaaagaaaacaagattacAGGGCAAAACCAAATCGAGTATGCTTATCTTTGTTCTTTGTGGTTATTGCTTTTTGAACTTGtagtttttccttcttttttttttcaatttatgtATAAGTCCATACATATCTATATACCATTAtaattttgtctttatttgttattCTGGTTTCATATATAAATCCTGtagacaagtttttttttttctgaagagcTTTCCTGAGAAGATTTTCAGAGGGAAAGAAGGGTAATCAGAACTGGCCGGGTCTTCCTTAGCAGCTATATATGCTTAGCTGGGggcttttttttgggggggcccTTTGGCTCACTGTGGATGTCAATGATAATCAACCCAGAGGATTAGTGTTATGTTGCAGCGACTTAATCAGTTTCTGTTATCAGGGAATTGGCATTATTCTAGTTAGCTCTCATCACAGCCGACTAAAGCTGTCTATGTAGAAAGTAAGTATCTTTGTGCCAAAGTTAGGGGAAGTCAATTTTGGGAGTTTGACTACTGGCGGGGACTCCAGCCACGATCCAGCAATCCTCACgcacatacacagatacacacacacacacacacacacacatacattaacacGAACGTAATCCCAATATACAAACAGCATGGAGGTAGTGCCTGGACAGAGATTTACAATTTACACTGTATATGTAGCACTTTTGTGATCCTCTGTTCTTGTCAGGCACATGGCGTCCGCTCAAATCTGTTACCATTTCCAAAATGATGACAAAATCAACATACAGAATACAATCAACCTTCAAGCACTCCCTGATGATGtcaacatacaaacacacacatgcacactctcagcaaaaagacaaagaatatcCATACACGGTAGCAAACATTATGCAGCAACACAACGATCGAAGACATATGCAAAGTCAAAGCAGGAATACTTATGGAAGACGTTTAGGAATCAGACTCAGGGCTTTTCTGTAAGGACCAAACCCTAACGCTGCTTTCAGGCGCGCTAGGAACAGGcaatatttatgtgtgtattcTTAACTCCATTCTTTTTTGATTAGCTCAACCCCCTCTCTGATTGTATATAGAAGGAGACAAGTCTGAAAAAACAAGCATGGATGCCAGTCTGACTCTTCCAAAGGAGGGGAAATCATCATCACTGCCCCCACCTCTGCTTGCGCTGGCATCCATGCAGCAAACTGCCTTCTCATCCCAAAAGCCATTATATCATCTTGTCTTCTTGTGTATATCCTCACCTCTCTTTTTAGGCGAGCTGTGGAGGATTTTGTGTTCTCATGTATCATTTCTTTATTGCCAAAATGTCTCTGTTGGCTGGGAGAGCGCGGCTGACATACAGcacattttttctgtctctctttaaagCAATATGAACATTCTCTCTGTAGCGGCAAGAGGTCTGTGTTACAGGCCGTTCTCCTCATTTAGAGTCATGTGAGTGTGCGTGAGCgggcatttgtgtgtgtgaatgcctTTACCTGTTCAGTCATTGGGTGAATGTCCTTGGCGTGGTGCTGTCGCACACAAAGAAACTTTTGTGTGATGACCccatcctttctctctttctgctggCCTGTCATGACGTTAATGATGGTATTGCAGACAGAACATTGagattatgttgtttttatgttttttgttttgttcaacaTGGCCAAGGTGTTGTCTACCCTCTGTTTATGTCAACTCTTGTCATACAAAGAAAAGCCATATAAACAGTAAGAGGCACAATAAACTACTTTTGTGAGATTACtggactttttatttcattttccctCCTCATGCAGATAGCTCTTGAATGGAAATCAAGTAGTCGCAACTTTAGCCATTGCAATACCAAGATTTGTCAGTAGAGGGAGCTCTTGAACTATGACTGCAGGCTGCACTGTTGAGCTTGCAGCAGTGCTCTCCCTTCATGCAGGATACGAGCAGGGGCTGTTAGGTCATGGAGAGCTGTAGGTGCAGAGGCGAATAAATCACAGCCTCCTGCTGAACAAGGACATCAGATAAAGGTCTGCTCCAGAGATTTGTTCACTGTGCAGTTACAAGAGTGCAGGTGGTGGCCTTAAAATACCATCAAAGACAGCAACCCACTTACTCTTTGCTCAAGTTTGTTGGAGTGATATggttgttaaaaatgtgtttccgtGTGAATTTAGGAAAGGTGGATTAAATATAAATCTGTTAAGTGTAGTTAAGGTTAATTGGGGCCATGTATAACACAACTTTGGGGCCAGAGTAAACTTTATGGCTAGTTTAAATCTGTGGTCTATGGGCGACAAAACATATATAACATGCATTATATTACAAGCAGATGAAGATAAAAATCTGCACATTTATTGAACAGTATACCATCTAAATTATGTTAAAAACATCACCTTCTCCACTTGTTGGAATAATGTTCCATAGTTTTGTTTTAGAAATACTGAAGCTAGTGCAGTCTCTGATATGGGTGGGAATTGAATTCCACATTGAAGTAATATGTCTCAATATATAGACACAttagataaaacatttgaacacatcagTTAGTCAATCAATTGATAAGTTGAACTGCATAAACATAGTCACAAACCTtttttccattcttttttttccacactaaATTATcaaccaaaaacaacacaatagttgttatatatatataaaaaaaaagaagagttgcAGTCTATAGACAAAAGTGATAACAATATGAggggtgaagagagacagaaaataaaactgaaggtCCAAACTAAAACTCAGTACATGGTCCAACAAGGTCTCATGCTGACTTCTGTGATTTATTATCTTTCGGTAAAGGGAATCTGgtacacaaaacaaatcaagcACATTTAACATTTGCAAAAGGAATAtcttggatttttttcccccaggttggttaaacaaaagaagaaaacttttttttaactatatttTTCATAAGGCCTCCCTTGAGTAAATCAGTGAGACTGATAAAGCTGTCCTTTCTTGACATCCTGATAGAGAACGGGAGCCCTCTTTGTAAATGGCTACTGGTAGTAAACACTTCTTCTTCAGTGCACCAGAGTGGGATACTAATGCCTCACCTTGATTTTATTaatagaaagacagagagaggtagaggggaagagagagagaatcaaaggaggg
Coding sequences within it:
- the rarga gene encoding retinoic acid receptor gamma-A isoform X2 — protein: MFDCMEALGMGPRQLYDVTSRGACMLRKASPFFAGLDPFAWTGSASVQSVETQSTSSEEMVPSSPSPPPPPRIYKPCFVCQDKSSGYHYGVSSCEGCKGFFRRSIQKNMVYTCHRDKNCQINKVTRNRCQYCRLQKCFEVGMSKEAVRNDRNKKKKDVKEEVVLPESYELSGELEELVNKVSKAHQETFPSLCQLGKYTTNSSSDHRVQLDLGLWDKFSELSTKCIIKIVEFAKRLPGFTTLTIADQITLLKSACLDILMLRICTRYTPEQDTMTFSDGLTLNRTQMHNAGFGPLTDLVFAFAGQLLPLEMDDTETGLLSAICLICGDRMDLEEPQKVDKLQEPLLEALKIYARRRRPNKPHMFPRMLMKITDLRGISTKGAERAITLKMEIPGPMPPLIREMLENPEAFEDQTESNDSPPPPPPPPPPPPALVLKQEAEDEEDSWATENGSEPSPEEEDEDDDDDGGDEERDRGSDSDGEPWAVLDAIDGSRKGLVGRAQ
- the rarga gene encoding retinoic acid receptor gamma-A isoform X1 produces the protein MATNREQQVGHMTGFPPAVYPFAFNSMRSHSPFDLLANTSLFGRFGADLPKEMAALSVETQSTSSEEMVPSSPSPPPPPRIYKPCFVCQDKSSGYHYGVSSCEGCKGFFRRSIQKNMVYTCHRDKNCQINKVTRNRCQYCRLQKCFEVGMSKEAVRNDRNKKKKDVKEEVVLPESYELSGELEELVNKVSKAHQETFPSLCQLGKYTTNSSSDHRVQLDLGLWDKFSELSTKCIIKIVEFAKRLPGFTTLTIADQITLLKSACLDILMLRICTRYTPEQDTMTFSDGLTLNRTQMHNAGFGPLTDLVFAFAGQLLPLEMDDTETGLLSAICLICGDRMDLEEPQKVDKLQEPLLEALKIYARRRRPNKPHMFPRMLMKITDLRGISTKGAERAITLKMEIPGPMPPLIREMLENPEAFEDQTESNDSPPPPPPPPPPPPALVLKQEAEDEEDSWATENGSEPSPEEEDEDDDDDGGDEERDRGSDSDGEPWAVLDAIDGSRKGLVGRAQ